A window of the Nocardia sp. NBC_01329 genome harbors these coding sequences:
- a CDS encoding acyl-CoA dehydrogenase family protein: MAVDRLLPTDEARDLIQLTRDIADKVLAPIVDEHEKAESYPDGVFATLGEAGLLSLPYPVEWGGGGQPYEVYLQVLEELAARWAAVAVAVSVHSLACHPLLAYGTDEQKQRWLPEMLSGDTIGAYSLSEPQAGSDAAALACKATADAGGYRIDGAKAWITHGGIADFYNLFARTGEGSGGISCFLVPGDIAGLSFGKPEEKMGLHAVPTTSAHYDNAYVPAERRIGAEGQGLQIAFSALDSGRLGIAAVAVGLAQAALDEAVAYARERTAFGRKIIDHQGLGFLLADMAAAVDSARATYLDAARRRDAGLPYSRNASVAKLVATDAAMKVTTDAVQVLGGYGYTRDFRVERYMREAKITQIFEGTNQIQRLVISRHLAR, from the coding sequence GTGGCTGTCGATCGACTCCTGCCCACCGACGAGGCGCGGGATCTCATCCAGCTCACTCGCGATATCGCCGACAAGGTGCTGGCGCCGATCGTGGACGAGCACGAGAAGGCGGAGAGCTACCCCGACGGCGTGTTCGCCACGCTGGGGGAAGCCGGGCTGCTGAGCCTGCCGTATCCGGTGGAATGGGGTGGCGGGGGACAGCCCTACGAGGTGTACCTGCAGGTACTCGAGGAACTCGCCGCCCGCTGGGCCGCCGTGGCGGTCGCGGTGAGTGTGCACAGCCTGGCGTGCCACCCACTGCTGGCATACGGCACCGATGAGCAGAAGCAGCGGTGGCTGCCGGAGATGTTGAGCGGCGACACAATCGGTGCGTACAGCCTGTCGGAACCGCAGGCCGGGTCCGATGCCGCAGCGCTCGCGTGCAAGGCCACCGCCGACGCCGGCGGATACCGGATCGACGGCGCCAAGGCGTGGATCACCCACGGCGGCATCGCCGACTTCTACAACCTCTTCGCCCGTACCGGGGAAGGCTCCGGTGGTATCTCCTGCTTCCTCGTGCCCGGTGACATCGCCGGGCTGAGTTTCGGCAAACCGGAAGAGAAGATGGGCCTGCACGCGGTGCCGACCACGTCCGCGCACTACGACAACGCCTATGTCCCCGCCGAACGTCGTATCGGCGCCGAGGGGCAGGGGCTGCAGATCGCCTTCAGCGCACTGGATTCCGGCCGTCTCGGGATAGCCGCTGTCGCGGTCGGTCTGGCGCAGGCCGCGCTCGACGAGGCCGTCGCCTACGCCCGGGAACGAACAGCGTTCGGCCGGAAGATCATCGACCATCAGGGTCTCGGGTTCCTGCTCGCCGATATGGCTGCCGCGGTGGATTCCGCCCGCGCGACCTATCTCGACGCCGCGCGACGGCGGGATGCGGGGCTGCCGTACTCGCGTAACGCCTCGGTCGCCAAACTCGTCGCCACGGACGCGGCGATGAAGGTCACCACCGACGCCGTCCAGGTCCTCGGCGGTTACGGCTACACCCGCGACTTCCGCGTCGAACGCTATATGCGCGAAGCCAAGATCACCCAGATCTTCGAGGGCACCAACCAGATCCAGCGCCTGGTCATCAGCCGCCACCTCGCCCGCTGA
- a CDS encoding asparaginase, whose amino-acid sequence MTEQLLTVLGTGGTISTRPGADGAIPRMTANELASSLGVERVRSRDVFTRSSREIGPAQAWTLAVAIEDEIRGGATGVIVTHGTDTIEETAYALALLVDTRIPVVLTGAMRAPHLPGADGPANLRAAACTASCAAMAAYGPLVVMHDEIHLAPLVTKSHGVSVAAFTSPAAGPVGRIVENEPLLLLGPPVHASLLARRAAPTARVEVVSVCGGDDGLAVESAAQRSDGIVLAATGAGHVSAAAAAAAKSAVAAGIPVVFTSRCADGLTLAETYGGPGSETELLRAGLVRSRFLSPAKARLRLLFGLSAGLAPDELFPSEEKGTSQ is encoded by the coding sequence ATGACCGAGCAGCTGCTGACCGTCCTGGGCACGGGCGGCACGATCTCTACGCGCCCCGGCGCCGACGGTGCCATCCCGCGGATGACCGCGAACGAGCTGGCGAGCTCACTCGGCGTCGAGCGTGTTCGCTCGCGAGACGTCTTCACACGATCATCGCGCGAAATCGGTCCGGCGCAAGCATGGACTCTGGCGGTCGCGATCGAGGACGAAATCCGTGGTGGCGCTACCGGGGTCATCGTGACCCACGGGACGGACACGATCGAAGAGACCGCGTACGCGCTCGCGCTGCTGGTCGACACTCGCATTCCCGTCGTCCTCACCGGAGCCATGCGCGCACCGCACCTGCCCGGCGCCGACGGACCCGCGAACCTGCGGGCCGCGGCGTGTACGGCGTCGTGCGCGGCGATGGCGGCGTACGGGCCGTTAGTCGTGATGCACGACGAGATCCATCTCGCACCGCTGGTCACCAAAAGCCACGGTGTGAGCGTCGCCGCGTTCACCTCGCCGGCGGCGGGACCGGTCGGGCGCATCGTCGAGAACGAGCCGCTGCTGCTCCTCGGCCCGCCGGTTCACGCCTCCCTGCTGGCACGGCGAGCCGCGCCCACCGCGCGCGTCGAAGTCGTGAGTGTGTGTGGCGGGGACGACGGACTCGCCGTAGAGAGCGCGGCACAGCGGTCCGATGGAATCGTGCTCGCTGCCACCGGCGCCGGGCATGTGTCGGCAGCCGCGGCGGCCGCCGCCAAGAGTGCGGTCGCCGCTGGTATCCCGGTCGTGTTCACGAGCAGATGCGCGGACGGACTGACCCTTGCCGAGACTTACGGTGGTCCCGGTTCGGAAACAGAGCTGCTGCGCGCGGGTCTGGTCCGAAGCAGGTTCCTGAGCCCCGCCAAAGCACGGCTCCGTCTGCTCTTCGGGCTGTCCGCGGGACTCGCCCCCGACGAACTCTTCCCCTCCGAAGAGAAGGGAACCTCCCAGTGA
- a CDS encoding NAD(P)-dependent oxidoreductase, whose product MTLEHATNQHDNRVTLVGLGPMGLALAEALLKQGHSLTVWNRTPGKADELVAKGAGRAQTVSEAVAASPITIVCLNDYETMYRVVDPATAELEGRVLVNLSSGTPTEAHAALAWSAEHGIDYLDGAIMVPPPLVGEPDAVFLYSGEQSVFDRHRTTLASLGDPRYLGADTGLAVLYNTALLEMMYATINGWLHATALLDSANVSAQKFAELAFGWFMPAVVDYASLAEQAPDLDAANYPGALGTLEMNLNALEHITRTSEEQGVHSGQPRLMKEIAEHAIAEGYGGQNYFAIYELFKQAKPRS is encoded by the coding sequence ATGACACTCGAGCACGCGACCAACCAGCACGACAACCGGGTCACCCTCGTGGGCCTCGGGCCCATGGGCCTGGCGCTGGCAGAAGCATTGTTGAAGCAGGGGCATTCCCTCACCGTCTGGAACCGTACACCCGGCAAAGCCGACGAGCTGGTCGCAAAGGGCGCCGGCCGCGCGCAGACCGTTTCCGAGGCGGTCGCCGCGAGCCCGATCACAATCGTGTGCCTGAACGACTACGAGACCATGTACCGGGTCGTCGACCCCGCTACCGCCGAGCTCGAAGGCCGCGTCCTTGTCAACCTCAGCTCCGGGACGCCGACCGAGGCGCACGCAGCCCTCGCATGGTCCGCCGAACACGGCATCGACTATCTCGACGGTGCCATCATGGTGCCGCCGCCGCTGGTGGGCGAACCCGACGCGGTATTTCTGTACAGCGGTGAGCAGAGCGTCTTCGATCGGCACCGCACGACATTGGCGAGCTTGGGGGACCCGCGCTATCTCGGGGCTGATACCGGCCTGGCGGTGCTCTACAACACCGCTCTACTCGAGATGATGTACGCGACCATCAACGGCTGGCTACACGCGACCGCCCTGCTCGATTCCGCGAATGTGTCGGCCCAGAAGTTCGCCGAGTTGGCGTTCGGCTGGTTCATGCCCGCCGTGGTGGACTACGCGTCACTGGCCGAGCAGGCGCCAGACCTGGACGCCGCCAACTACCCCGGCGCTTTGGGCACGCTGGAGATGAATCTGAATGCACTGGAACACATCACCCGCACCAGCGAGGAGCAGGGCGTCCACTCCGGCCAGCCGCGGCTGATGAAAGAGATAGCCGAACACGCCATCGCCGAGGGATACGGCGGACAGAACTATTTCGCCATCTATGAGCTGTTCAAGCAGGCAAAGCCGCGTTCGTGA
- a CDS encoding TetR/AcrR family transcriptional regulator has protein sequence MEQRSAFATARRTKLFDELVELFRTEGFAHLTLDAIAARLKCSKSTLYTLADSKEQLVTAATVHFFKHATEAVEANVAATTGPRERIAAYLTAVGEALSVASIRFMTDLDAFAPARAVYDRNTRIAARRVQELIDEGVSTGEFRGVHAAFAADLAATMMVRIQQGGLRASTGLDDGEAYRELAAVLTHGISA, from the coding sequence ATGGAGCAACGTTCGGCCTTCGCGACGGCCCGCCGTACGAAACTGTTCGACGAACTTGTCGAACTGTTCCGCACCGAGGGTTTCGCACACCTGACCCTCGACGCCATCGCGGCCCGTCTCAAATGCTCGAAGTCCACCCTCTACACCCTCGCCGACAGCAAGGAACAGCTGGTCACCGCGGCGACCGTGCATTTCTTCAAACACGCGACCGAAGCGGTCGAGGCGAATGTCGCCGCCACCACCGGACCGCGGGAGCGCATCGCCGCCTACCTCACCGCGGTCGGTGAGGCACTGTCGGTGGCCTCGATCCGGTTCATGACCGACCTGGATGCATTCGCTCCCGCGCGCGCGGTCTACGACCGCAACACCCGCATCGCTGCCCGGCGCGTCCAGGAACTGATCGACGAGGGCGTGTCGACCGGCGAATTCCGCGGCGTGCACGCGGCATTCGCCGCCGACCTCGCGGCCACCATGATGGTGCGCATCCAGCAGGGCGGCCTGCGCGCGAGTACCGGCCTCGACGACGGCGAGGCCTACCGCGAGCTCGCCGCTGTCCTGACGCACGGAATCAGTGCCTGA
- a CDS encoding MmgE/PrpD family protein: MTAADTLGRACDTVSALDLDRVPPESIEKSARIIADCIAVSTAGYRTAPMSALVAADTENGLVTGGAQRNPSHRSTVWGGGHAPAHHAAFLNATAGSFLELDEGMRPTGHPGMQVVPAAIAVAEDVHASGADLLRAVIAGYELSARLFRAVRLRRIAHPHGHVGALGAALAVSMLRGTDIRAATAIASTLPLASTWQACYDGATARNAYMGHAAAVGVRSSDLARAGFTGSFASFVVSLGDLLGEGLDEAPLIDGLKYDALAIDAGYFKVHSACALTHTAIDAALEIVESGPLAPDTIARVRVETVAAVRKVDVREAPNDLSCRFSISYAVAAALATGTSGPEAFRFSPDIAALARRVEVHVDPQLEARWPASSPARVRVESDGRILESLVENPTGHPPRTLSRDRHFEKFAAAISDPGRARDGWTRIMDLRRLPDVDSLLAW; this comes from the coding sequence ATGACCGCCGCGGATACGCTCGGCCGCGCATGCGACACGGTGAGCGCGCTCGACCTGGATCGGGTGCCACCCGAATCGATCGAGAAATCCGCGCGGATCATCGCCGATTGCATCGCGGTCTCCACGGCCGGCTACCGGACCGCGCCGATGTCGGCGCTCGTCGCGGCCGATACGGAGAACGGTCTGGTCACCGGAGGTGCACAGCGGAATCCATCCCATCGGTCCACCGTGTGGGGCGGCGGGCATGCTCCGGCTCACCATGCGGCGTTCCTCAACGCGACAGCCGGCAGTTTCCTCGAACTCGACGAAGGAATGCGACCGACAGGTCACCCGGGCATGCAGGTCGTCCCCGCGGCGATCGCCGTCGCGGAGGACGTCCACGCGTCCGGCGCCGACCTCTTGCGCGCGGTGATCGCCGGCTACGAACTCAGTGCCAGGCTGTTCCGCGCTGTACGGCTTCGTCGGATCGCCCATCCGCACGGCCATGTCGGTGCTCTCGGCGCGGCGCTGGCGGTCTCGATGCTGCGCGGCACGGATATCCGAGCGGCTACGGCGATCGCGTCGACGCTGCCGCTGGCCTCCACCTGGCAGGCCTGCTACGACGGAGCGACCGCACGCAACGCGTACATGGGGCACGCGGCAGCAGTCGGTGTGCGGTCCAGTGATCTGGCGCGCGCAGGCTTCACCGGTTCCTTCGCGTCCTTCGTGGTCTCGCTCGGCGACCTGCTCGGCGAAGGTCTCGACGAAGCGCCACTGATCGACGGCCTGAAGTACGACGCACTGGCGATCGACGCGGGTTATTTCAAGGTGCACAGTGCCTGCGCGCTGACACACACCGCGATCGATGCCGCACTCGAGATCGTCGAGTCGGGGCCGCTCGCCCCGGATACGATCGCGCGGGTGCGGGTCGAAACCGTCGCGGCCGTGCGCAAGGTCGACGTTCGAGAGGCGCCGAACGACCTGTCCTGCCGCTTCTCCATTTCGTACGCGGTCGCGGCGGCTCTGGCCACCGGCACGAGCGGCCCGGAGGCATTCCGATTCAGCCCGGATATCGCCGCCCTCGCCCGCCGGGTCGAGGTTCATGTGGATCCACAGCTCGAAGCGCGGTGGCCGGCGTCGTCGCCGGCCCGGGTCCGCGTCGAATCGGACGGCCGGATTCTCGAGTCCTTGGTCGAGAACCCCACCGGTCACCCTCCGCGTACCCTGTCCCGGGACCGGCATTTCGAGAAGTTCGCCGCCGCGATCTCGGATCCGGGCCGTGCGCGGGACGGGTGGACGCGGATCATGGATCTGCGGCGCCTCCCCGACGTCGATTCGCTGTTGGCATGGTGA
- a CDS encoding phosphotransferase family protein, with protein MSDTAPPGISVPLLEEFLRTEVPGLLSGPLRVELLAGGRSNLTYLLTDGTGRWVLRRPPLGHVLATAHDMTREYRVLRALHPTDVPVPKPLVIAGAEIIGAPFYVMEFASGVVLRERAQLDAFGAASEQLAAGLVATLGRLHQLAPESVGLGDLGRPAGYLARQLRRWAAQLAASHSRDLPDLTSLGERLGRILPAGQAPGIVHGDYRLDNVVVDPADGRVVGVLDWEMATIGDPLTDLASMVVWWDGIRGLDSPVAAVPGDVPGYPTGGTLVRTYAEETGRDLSEFDWYLGFAYYKIAAIFEGIHYRAQQGLTVGDGFDRLGAMVPALVERGHAAITEFATAPR; from the coding sequence ATGTCGGATACTGCTCCACCGGGGATCTCGGTGCCGCTGCTCGAAGAGTTTCTGCGCACCGAGGTGCCCGGTTTGCTGAGTGGTCCGCTGCGGGTCGAATTGCTCGCCGGCGGCCGGTCCAATCTGACCTATCTGCTCACGGACGGAACCGGTCGCTGGGTGCTGCGCCGTCCACCACTCGGGCACGTACTCGCCACCGCCCACGATATGACCCGTGAGTACCGGGTGTTGCGGGCACTGCATCCGACCGATGTCCCGGTCCCGAAGCCACTGGTGATCGCCGGAGCGGAGATCATCGGTGCGCCCTTCTACGTCATGGAGTTCGCGTCAGGGGTAGTGCTCCGTGAACGTGCGCAACTCGACGCGTTCGGCGCCGCGTCCGAGCAACTCGCCGCCGGGCTGGTCGCGACGCTGGGCCGCTTGCATCAGCTCGCCCCCGAGTCTGTGGGCTTGGGCGACCTGGGGCGACCGGCCGGGTATCTCGCACGCCAACTGCGCCGCTGGGCTGCTCAGCTGGCCGCGTCGCACAGCCGTGATCTGCCGGATCTCACGAGTCTGGGGGAGCGGCTGGGTCGCATTCTGCCCGCCGGGCAGGCGCCGGGGATCGTGCACGGTGACTATCGCCTCGACAATGTGGTGGTCGATCCGGCCGACGGCCGGGTGGTCGGAGTCCTGGACTGGGAAATGGCCACGATCGGTGACCCGCTGACCGATCTCGCCTCGATGGTCGTCTGGTGGGACGGCATCCGCGGGCTGGACAGCCCGGTCGCCGCGGTCCCCGGTGATGTCCCCGGGTACCCCACCGGCGGCACCCTGGTCCGGACGTATGCCGAGGAAACCGGCCGCGACCTGTCCGAATTCGACTGGTATCTGGGTTTCGCCTATTACAAGATCGCGGCGATCTTCGAGGGCATCCACTACCGCGCACAGCAGGGGCTGACCGTGGGAGACGGCTTCGATCGTCTCGGCGCGATGGTGCCTGCCCTGGTCGAACGCGGTCACGCCGCCATCACCGAATTCGCCACGGCGCCACGGTGA
- the tcuA gene encoding FAD-dependent tricarballylate dehydrogenase TcuA produces MNEKRVIVVGAGNAALCAALSAREQGAEVLVLERAGRKLRGGNTAFTAGAMRVTYDGVDDLRRLMPDLTDDEVAITDFGSYSTGDFLDDLARVSEYRTDPELSSLLVENSYPTLLWMREKGVRFLPIYGRQAFKVEGRFKFWGGLTVEVNGGGPGLVDYLAKCAEREGVEIEYDSHVTALLTDDTGVTGVVVKHAGKTREERADAVVLASGGFQANAEWRTRYLGRSWDLAKVRGTMYNTGDGHRMAMEIGASPTGNWSGCHAVGWERNAPEFGDLAVGDNFQKHSYPFGIMVNAQGRRFLDEGADFRNYTYAKYGRQILEQPGQMAWQIFDQKVTPLLRDEYRIRQVTKVTAPTLEALATKLEGVDPQGFLDEVRAYNAAVDTNTPFDPNRKDGRGTNGLAVGKTNWANTLDQGPFEAYQVTCGITFTFGGLRINTDAQVIDSNQVPIPGLFAAGEIVGGIFYFNYPGGSGLTNGSVFGRIAGRHAAVASR; encoded by the coding sequence ATGAACGAGAAACGTGTGATCGTCGTCGGGGCCGGGAACGCCGCGCTCTGCGCGGCGCTGTCGGCCCGCGAACAGGGGGCCGAGGTGCTGGTTCTCGAGCGCGCGGGCCGGAAACTGCGCGGTGGCAACACCGCCTTCACCGCCGGGGCGATGCGGGTGACCTACGACGGCGTGGACGACCTTCGCCGACTGATGCCCGACCTGACCGACGACGAGGTCGCCATCACCGATTTCGGGTCCTATTCCACCGGAGACTTCCTCGATGATCTGGCACGGGTGAGCGAATACCGGACCGATCCCGAGCTGTCGAGCCTCCTGGTGGAGAACAGCTACCCGACCCTGCTCTGGATGCGGGAGAAGGGCGTGCGGTTCCTACCGATCTACGGGCGCCAGGCATTCAAGGTCGAAGGGCGGTTCAAGTTCTGGGGCGGGCTGACCGTCGAAGTCAACGGCGGTGGGCCGGGCTTGGTGGACTACCTGGCCAAGTGCGCGGAACGCGAAGGCGTCGAGATCGAATACGACTCCCACGTGACCGCCCTGCTGACCGATGACACGGGCGTGACCGGTGTCGTGGTCAAGCACGCCGGGAAAACCCGCGAAGAACGAGCGGACGCCGTCGTTCTCGCCTCCGGCGGGTTCCAGGCCAACGCCGAATGGCGAACCCGCTACCTCGGCCGGTCCTGGGATCTGGCGAAGGTCCGCGGCACGATGTACAACACCGGTGACGGTCACCGGATGGCGATGGAGATCGGTGCGAGCCCGACCGGCAACTGGTCGGGGTGCCACGCCGTCGGCTGGGAGCGCAACGCCCCGGAGTTCGGCGATCTCGCCGTGGGCGACAACTTCCAGAAGCACAGCTACCCCTTCGGCATCATGGTCAACGCGCAGGGTCGCCGGTTCCTCGACGAAGGCGCCGACTTCCGGAATTACACCTACGCCAAGTACGGTCGCCAGATCCTCGAGCAGCCGGGACAGATGGCGTGGCAGATCTTCGACCAGAAGGTGACTCCCCTGTTGCGGGACGAGTACCGGATCCGCCAGGTCACCAAGGTGACCGCGCCGACGCTGGAGGCTCTCGCGACGAAGCTCGAAGGCGTCGACCCCCAAGGCTTCCTCGACGAGGTCCGGGCCTATAACGCGGCAGTCGACACGAACACACCGTTCGACCCCAACCGCAAGGACGGCCGCGGCACGAACGGCCTCGCCGTCGGCAAGACGAACTGGGCCAACACGCTGGATCAGGGCCCGTTCGAGGCATACCAGGTGACCTGCGGTATCACCTTCACATTCGGCGGTCTGCGCATCAACACCGACGCGCAGGTCATCGACAGCAACCAGGTTCCGATTCCGGGTCTGTTCGCCGCCGGTGAGATCGTCGGTGGGATCTTCTACTTCAATTACCCAGGTGGATCGGGACTCACCAACGGATCGGTGTTCGGACGGATCGCGGGCCGACACGCCGCCGTTGCGTCCCGATAG
- a CDS encoding TetR family transcriptional regulator produces the protein MAGQQNAHDEADAREALGRRLRAARQRKGLTIREAVPEIGVSIGTWSAIENGHARISDDRLATAAALFETDLASLRTATPAPVATDGQWRDFPPLSLAPPVAGALNAFVEVGYHGSSIRDIADRAGLSVAGVYHHWPTKQHLLVALLDMTMDDLQERCRAARAEGDGPVERLERLVECLALYHAHRRELGFIGASEMRSLEEPHRARIVAARRNVQHMVEDEISEGCRRGAMQTPLPREAARAVVTLCTSLPQWWSPTGGLTPEAVARQYIDFARDLVRVPR, from the coding sequence GTGGCCGGACAGCAGAACGCGCACGACGAAGCCGACGCTCGCGAAGCCCTCGGCCGGCGACTTCGCGCGGCCAGACAGCGCAAAGGCCTCACGATCCGGGAAGCCGTCCCCGAAATCGGCGTCAGCATCGGCACCTGGAGCGCGATCGAGAACGGACACGCGCGGATCAGCGATGATCGGCTCGCCACTGCCGCCGCACTGTTCGAGACCGATCTCGCGAGCCTCCGTACCGCCACTCCGGCACCGGTCGCGACCGATGGGCAGTGGCGGGACTTCCCGCCGTTGAGCCTCGCTCCGCCGGTCGCGGGAGCACTGAACGCCTTCGTCGAGGTCGGCTACCACGGGTCGTCGATCCGCGATATCGCCGACCGGGCGGGCCTGTCGGTCGCGGGCGTCTACCACCACTGGCCGACCAAACAGCATCTGCTGGTCGCACTCCTGGACATGACCATGGACGACCTCCAGGAACGTTGCCGCGCGGCTCGCGCGGAGGGCGACGGGCCGGTCGAACGCCTGGAGAGGCTGGTCGAATGCCTGGCCCTCTACCATGCGCACCGCCGAGAGCTGGGGTTCATCGGCGCGAGCGAGATGCGCAGCCTGGAGGAGCCGCACCGCGCCCGGATCGTGGCGGCCAGGCGGAACGTGCAACATATGGTCGAAGACGAGATCAGCGAGGGATGCCGGCGCGGCGCGATGCAGACACCACTGCCCCGGGAAGCCGCCCGCGCGGTGGTGACGCTGTGCACGTCCCTGCCGCAGTGGTGGTCACCTACCGGGGGGCTCACCCCCGAGGCGGTCGCCCGGCAGTACATCGACTTCGCCCGCGATCTCGTCCGCGTCCCCCGTTGA
- a CDS encoding MFS transporter has translation MINAEPPRGTGTLPSAAAAPPTMREASKVARAAFIGTTIEWFDFYLYASAATLVFPEKFFPGLGPAGGALASFATLTVAFVARPVGGVVFAHYGDRVGRKATLVASLLLMGISTCLVGLIPTYETIGALAPIALVLLRFVQGAAVGGEWGGAVLMATEFAPPSSRARLSSWPQQGVTAGLILSTAVLLLVTTTIPSEAYLAWGWRIPFIGSLLLIVVGLVMRLKVRESPVFAAARQAAQEESNGQLPILEVFRRYTRKTVLASVAYIAVSTTFYVAFVYLLSHATSDLGISKTAALTAILVAACFYSVGIMLSAWIADARGRRPALLIGLIGALVTSVPMLLLVQTGEPILFAAGLSMFSLLVGMSYAPIGVYFAELFPTAIRYSGMTATNQVGSLLGAAIAPFVAAALYQAFGMVAVGIYLIVVTAVSAVAVAILGETRGTEIER, from the coding sequence ATGATCAACGCAGAGCCACCGCGGGGGACGGGCACATTGCCGAGCGCAGCGGCCGCGCCCCCCACGATGCGGGAAGCATCCAAGGTGGCACGGGCCGCGTTCATCGGCACCACTATCGAGTGGTTCGACTTCTACCTCTACGCCAGCGCCGCCACACTGGTATTTCCGGAGAAGTTCTTCCCCGGTCTGGGGCCCGCCGGTGGAGCGCTCGCCTCGTTCGCCACTCTTACCGTGGCATTCGTCGCGCGGCCGGTCGGTGGTGTCGTCTTCGCGCATTACGGCGATCGTGTCGGCCGCAAGGCGACCCTGGTCGCGTCGCTGCTCCTGATGGGTATCAGTACCTGTCTGGTGGGTCTCATTCCCACCTACGAGACGATCGGCGCACTGGCACCCATCGCACTGGTGCTGCTGCGGTTCGTGCAGGGCGCCGCCGTCGGCGGCGAATGGGGTGGTGCCGTACTGATGGCGACCGAGTTCGCGCCACCGAGCTCGCGGGCTCGACTCTCCAGCTGGCCGCAGCAGGGCGTGACCGCCGGCCTGATCCTGTCCACGGCTGTTCTGTTGCTCGTCACCACGACCATTCCGAGTGAGGCCTATCTCGCCTGGGGCTGGCGGATCCCGTTCATCGGAAGCCTCCTGCTGATCGTGGTGGGCCTGGTCATGCGCTTGAAGGTCCGCGAGTCACCGGTGTTCGCGGCCGCCCGGCAAGCCGCGCAGGAGGAGTCGAACGGTCAGCTGCCCATTCTGGAGGTGTTCCGTCGCTACACCCGGAAGACGGTACTGGCGTCGGTTGCCTACATCGCCGTGAGCACGACGTTCTATGTCGCATTCGTGTACCTGCTCTCGCACGCGACCAGTGACCTCGGGATCAGCAAGACCGCGGCACTGACAGCGATCCTGGTGGCGGCGTGTTTCTACTCTGTCGGGATCATGCTGTCGGCGTGGATCGCGGACGCGCGGGGCCGGCGGCCGGCGTTGCTCATCGGCTTGATCGGCGCGCTGGTGACAAGCGTTCCCATGCTCCTGCTGGTGCAGACGGGTGAGCCGATCCTGTTCGCGGCGGGCCTGTCGATGTTCTCCCTGCTGGTCGGAATGAGTTACGCACCGATCGGCGTGTACTTCGCGGAGCTCTTCCCCACGGCGATTCGATACTCCGGTATGACCGCGACGAATCAGGTGGGGTCTCTGCTCGGTGCGGCGATCGCACCCTTCGTCGCGGCCGCGCTCTACCAGGCGTTCGGTATGGTCGCTGTGGGGATCTACTTGATTGTGGTGACTGCTGTGAGTGCTGTAGCCGTGGCAATTCTCGGGGAGACCCGGGGCACGGAGATCGAGCGATGA